A DNA window from Engraulis encrasicolus isolate BLACKSEA-1 chromosome 3, IST_EnEncr_1.0, whole genome shotgun sequence contains the following coding sequences:
- the mthfd2l gene encoding probable bifunctional methylenetetrahydrofolate dehydrogenase/cyclohydrolase 2, producing MAVIFTQCIPLKIRGILKFCNRTRLQVTRNIASRREFSCSAARRYAATVVSGTAIAREIHKEIQASVEQLVVLGGRRPHLAVILVGDDPASRVYVRNKTRAASLLGISSSALLRPAGVSQAELLDLIDQLNRDWRVSGILVQLPLPGHIHERAVCNAIAPEKDVDGFHIVNMGKLVLDQRTMVPATPAAVWEIIKRTGIETVGKNVLVVGRSKNVGMPIAMLLHSDRNHERPGGDATVTIAHRCTPVEQLTQHCQMADIVIAAAGVPGLITPDMVKEGAVVIDVGINRIQDTGSSSRVRLVGDVDFEGVCEKAGFITPVPGGVGPVTVAMVVKNTVTAARNALGH from the exons ATGGCCGTCATCTTTACACAGTGCATTCCACTGAAAATTCGCGGCATCCTCAAGTTCTGCAATCGCACCAGATTGCAGGTGACCAGGAACATTGCGAGCAGGCGCGAGTTTAGCTGCTCGGCGGCTAGAAG GTATGCGGCTACAGTCGTGTCTGGGACGGCGATAGCCCGGGAGATCCACAAAGAGATCCAGGCCAGTGTGGAGCagctggtggtgttggggggtagGAGGCCTCACCTGGCTGTCATCCTGGTGGGGGACGACCCAGCCAGCCGCGTCTACGTCAGGAACAAGACCAGAGCGGCCTCCCTGCTGG GCATCTCCAGTAGCGCTCTGCTGCGCCCTGCTGGTGTGAGTCAGGCGGAGCTGCTGGACCTGATCGACCAGCTCAACAGGGACTGGAGAGTCAGCGGCATACTGGTGCAGCTACCACTAccag gacacATTCATGAGAGGGCCGTGTGCAACGCCATCGCCCCAGAGAAGGATGTAGACGGCTTCCACATCGTGAACATGGGCAAGCTGGTGCTGGATCAGAGGACCATGGTGCCCGCCACTCCCGCGGCCGTCTGGGAAATCATCAAACGCACCG GCATTGAGACGGTGGGGAAGAACGTGCTGGTGGTGGGCCGTTCTAAGAACGTGGGGATGCCCATCGCCATGCTGCTCCACTCGGACCGGAACCACGAGCGCCCAGgag GTGATGCTACGGTGACCATCGCCCACAGATGCACCCCCGTAGAGCAGCTGACGCAGCACTGTCAGATGGCCGACATCGTCATCGCAGCCGCAG GAGTCCCTGGCCTAATCACTCCAGACATGGTGAAGGAGGGAGCGGTGGTGATAGACGTTGGTATCAACCGTATCCAGGATACAGGCTCCAGCAGCAGGGTGCGTCTGGTCGGAGATGTGGACTTTGAAG gTGTTTGTGAAAAAGCGGGATTTATCACTCCTGTACCCGGAGGTGTTGGTCCAGTGACCGTCGCCATGGTTGTGAAAAACACAGTAACTGCTGCCCGAAACGCTCTGGGACATTGA